One Mycobacterium kubicae genomic window carries:
- the sigD gene encoding ECF RNA polymerase sigma factor SigD, translating to MTIQGERLDAVVAEAVAGDRNALREVLETIRPIVVRYCRARVGTVERSGLSADDVAQEVCLATITALPRYRDRGRPFLAFLYGIAAHKVADAHRAAGRDLAYPAEEVPERRSAEAGPEQMAIEAESVSRMNEMLEVLPAKQREILILRVVVGLSAEETAAAVGSTTGAVRVAQHRALQRLKDEIVAAGDYA from the coding sequence ATGACAATTCAAGGTGAACGTCTCGACGCTGTGGTTGCGGAGGCCGTGGCTGGAGACCGGAACGCGCTTCGGGAGGTGCTGGAGACCATCCGTCCGATCGTTGTCCGATACTGCCGAGCGCGGGTCGGCACCGTCGAGCGGAGTGGCCTATCAGCCGATGACGTGGCACAGGAGGTGTGTTTGGCCACAATCACCGCGCTGCCGCGCTACCGCGACCGAGGCCGCCCCTTTCTGGCCTTCCTCTACGGCATCGCCGCACACAAAGTTGCCGACGCCCACCGCGCCGCCGGCCGTGACCTTGCCTATCCCGCCGAAGAAGTGCCCGAGCGCCGCTCGGCCGAAGCCGGCCCGGAACAAATGGCCATCGAAGCGGAATCAGTGAGCCGGATGAACGAAATGCTCGAAGTATTGCCCGCCAAGCAACGCGAGATTTTGATCCTGCGGGTAGTCGTGGGCTTGAGCGCCGAAGAGACCGCGGCCGCCGTCGGAAGCACCACCGGCGCGGTCCGGGTGGCACAGCACCGCGCGCTGCAGCGGCTGAAAGACGAGATTGTTGCGGCAGGTGACTATGCCTGA
- a CDS encoding anti-sigma-D factor RsdA: MPEFDPRLDELARTDLLLDALAERDDFRLDDPNDDALAALLGEWRDDLRWPPASALVSQDEAEAALLAGMAERRRSRRGVTAVGSVAASVLLLSGFGAVVADARPGDLLYGLHAMMFNEPRVSDDQIELSAKADLAKVEQMIAQGQWAQAQTQLAEVSTSVQSVNDGSRRQFLLDEVNQLNTKVEKHDPNATAPLAPAPESTPLTTTPPRASTTAPSTPTTQATTQPTLTPTTTATTTPHTTATTPPTTSATDTPTTTSKHRHRHGSTSTTAPESPAP, from the coding sequence ATGCCTGAGTTCGACCCCCGGCTGGATGAACTGGCGCGCACCGACCTGCTGTTGGATGCGCTGGCCGAACGTGACGACTTCCGCCTCGACGACCCCAATGACGATGCACTGGCGGCGCTGCTGGGGGAGTGGCGCGACGACCTGCGGTGGCCGCCGGCCAGCGCGTTGGTGTCCCAGGACGAGGCCGAGGCGGCCCTGCTGGCCGGGATGGCCGAACGCCGACGCTCGCGGCGTGGGGTGACCGCCGTCGGTTCGGTGGCGGCATCGGTGTTGCTGCTCAGTGGTTTTGGCGCGGTGGTGGCCGACGCTCGCCCCGGCGACCTGCTCTACGGCCTGCACGCCATGATGTTCAACGAGCCGCGAGTCAGCGACGACCAGATCGAGTTGTCCGCCAAAGCCGATCTGGCAAAGGTCGAGCAGATGATCGCCCAAGGTCAGTGGGCTCAGGCCCAGACCCAGCTGGCTGAGGTCAGCACCAGCGTGCAGTCGGTCAACGACGGCAGCCGGCGGCAGTTCCTGCTCGACGAGGTCAACCAGCTCAACACCAAGGTGGAAAAGCACGACCCGAACGCGACGGCCCCGTTGGCGCCGGCCCCGGAATCCACCCCGCTGACCACGACACCGCCGCGAGCGAGCACCACCGCGCCATCGACTCCCACGACTCAGGCCACGACTCAGCCCACCCTGACGCCCACCACAACAGCCACGACAACGCCGCACACCACCGCGACGACGCCGCCCACCACATCAGCGACGGACACCCCGACGACAACGTCGAAACACCGGCACCGGCACGGCAGCACGTCGACGACGGCGCCGGAGTCACCGGCGCCGTAA
- a CDS encoding DUF5319 domain-containing protein: MRDHLPPGLPPDPFADDPCDPSAALEAVEPGQPLDQQERLAVEADLADLAVYEALLAHRGIRGLVVCCDECQQDHYHDWDMLRANLLQLLIDGTVRPHEPAYDPEPDAYVTWDYCRGYADASLNEATSDADGFRRH, encoded by the coding sequence GTGCGTGACCACCTCCCGCCGGGTTTGCCGCCTGATCCATTCGCCGACGACCCCTGCGACCCGTCGGCCGCACTGGAGGCCGTGGAACCCGGTCAGCCCCTTGATCAGCAGGAACGCCTGGCGGTGGAGGCCGATCTGGCCGATCTCGCCGTGTACGAGGCACTGCTGGCGCACCGGGGGATTCGCGGACTGGTGGTGTGCTGCGACGAATGTCAGCAAGACCACTATCACGACTGGGACATGTTGCGCGCCAACCTGCTGCAGCTGCTCATCGATGGCACCGTCCGCCCGCACGAGCCCGCCTACGACCCCGAGCCCGACGCGTATGTGACGTGGGACTACTGCCGGGGATATGCCGACGCCTCGCTCAACGAAGCGACGTCAGACGCCGACGGCTTCCGCCGCCACTAG
- the guaB gene encoding IMP dehydrogenase yields the protein MTRGMSHLEDSPFVRVDGLASDPVPTGGDDPHKIAMLGLTFDDVLLLPAASDVVPAAADTSSQLTKKIRLKVPLVSSAMDTVTESRMAIAMARAGGMGVLHRNLPVAEQAGQVEMVKRSEAGMVTDPVTCRPDATLAQVDAMCARFRISGLPVVDDSGALVGIITNRDMRFEVDQSKHVAEVMTKAPLITAQEGVSASAALGLLRRNKIEKLPIVDGSGKLTGLITVKDFVKTEQHPLATKDSDGRLLVGAAVGVGGDAWVRAMMLVDAGVDVLIVDTAHAHNRLVLDMVGKLKAEVGDRVEVIGGNVATRSAAAALVDAGADAVKVGVGPGSICTTRVVAGVGAPQITAILEAVAVCGPAGVPVIADGGLQYSGDIAKALAAGASTAMLGSLLAGTAEAPGELIFVNGKQYKSYRGMGSLGAMAGRGSGAAGKSYSKDRYFADDALSEDKLVPEGIEGRVPFRGPLSSVIHQLTGGLRAAMGYTGSPTIEVLQQAQFVRITPAGLKESHPHDVAMTVEAPNYYAR from the coding sequence ATGACCCGTGGCATGTCCCACTTGGAAGACAGCCCTTTCGTGCGCGTTGACGGTCTGGCCAGCGACCCGGTGCCCACGGGAGGCGACGACCCGCACAAAATCGCGATGCTGGGCCTGACGTTCGACGACGTCTTGTTGTTGCCCGCCGCATCCGATGTGGTGCCCGCCGCGGCGGACACCTCCAGCCAGCTGACCAAGAAGATCAGGCTCAAGGTCCCCCTGGTCAGCTCCGCGATGGACACCGTCACCGAGTCCCGCATGGCCATCGCGATGGCGCGCGCCGGCGGCATGGGCGTGCTGCACCGCAACCTGCCCGTCGCCGAACAGGCCGGCCAGGTCGAGATGGTGAAGCGTTCCGAAGCCGGCATGGTCACCGATCCGGTCACCTGCCGCCCCGACGCCACTCTGGCTCAGGTCGACGCGATGTGCGCGCGGTTCCGCATCTCGGGCCTGCCGGTGGTCGACGACTCCGGCGCGCTGGTCGGCATCATCACCAACCGCGACATGCGGTTCGAGGTCGACCAGTCCAAGCACGTCGCCGAGGTGATGACCAAGGCCCCGCTGATCACCGCCCAGGAGGGCGTCAGCGCGTCGGCGGCCCTCGGACTGTTGCGCCGCAACAAGATCGAGAAACTGCCCATTGTCGATGGCAGCGGCAAGCTGACCGGGCTGATCACCGTCAAGGACTTCGTCAAGACCGAACAGCACCCGCTGGCCACCAAGGACAGCGACGGGCGGCTGCTGGTCGGTGCGGCGGTCGGTGTCGGAGGCGACGCCTGGGTGCGCGCGATGATGCTGGTCGACGCCGGGGTGGACGTGCTGATCGTGGACACCGCCCACGCCCACAACCGGTTGGTCCTGGACATGGTCGGCAAGCTCAAGGCCGAGGTCGGCGACCGGGTCGAGGTGATCGGCGGCAACGTCGCCACCCGATCGGCCGCTGCCGCGCTGGTCGACGCCGGAGCCGACGCGGTGAAGGTGGGCGTGGGACCGGGCTCCATCTGCACCACCCGGGTGGTGGCCGGGGTCGGCGCGCCGCAGATCACCGCGATCCTGGAAGCCGTCGCGGTGTGCGGCCCGGCGGGCGTGCCGGTGATCGCCGACGGCGGGCTGCAGTACTCGGGCGACATCGCCAAGGCGCTGGCCGCGGGTGCGTCGACCGCCATGCTGGGTTCGCTGCTGGCCGGCACCGCCGAAGCGCCCGGTGAGCTGATCTTCGTCAATGGCAAGCAGTACAAGAGCTATCGCGGCATGGGATCGCTGGGCGCCATGGCGGGCCGGGGCTCCGGGGCCGCGGGGAAGTCCTACTCCAAGGACCGCTACTTCGCCGACGACGCGCTCTCCGAGGACAAGCTGGTGCCCGAGGGCATCGAGGGCCGGGTGCCGTTCCGCGGACCGCTGTCTTCGGTCATCCACCAGCTGACCGGCGGGCTGCGCGCGGCCATGGGCTACACCGGCTCGCCGACCATCGAGGTGCTGCAGCAGGCGCAGTTCGTCCGCATCACGCCGGCGGGGCTCAAGGAGAGTCACCCGCACGACGTCGCGATGACGGTCGAGGCCCCCAACTACTACGCCCGCTGA
- a CDS encoding GuaB3 family IMP dehydrogenase-related protein, protein MVEIGMGRTARRTYELSEVSIVPSRRTRSSQDVSTAWQLDAYRFEIPVLAHPTDALVSPEFAIELGRLGGLAVLNGEGLIGRHSDVEAKIAQLVEAASKEPEPAAAIRLLQELHAAPLNPDLLGAAVARIREAGVITAVRVSPQNAQALTPVLVAAGIDLLVIQGTIVSAERVASDGEPLNLKTFIAELDIPVVAGGVIDHRTALHLMRTGAAGVIVGYGSTRGVTTSDEVLGISVAMATAIADAAAARREYLDETGGRYVHVLADGDIHTSGELAKAIACGADAVVLGTPLAESAEALGEGWFWPAAAAHPSLPRGALLQIAVGERPPLERVLNGPSDDPFGTLNLVGGLRRSMAKAGYCDLKEFQKVGLTVGA, encoded by the coding sequence ATGGTCGAAATCGGCATGGGCCGCACTGCCCGCCGCACATATGAACTCAGCGAAGTCAGCATCGTGCCCTCCCGGCGCACCCGTTCGTCGCAGGACGTGTCCACCGCCTGGCAACTAGACGCCTACCGGTTCGAGATCCCGGTGCTGGCGCACCCCACCGATGCCCTGGTGTCGCCGGAGTTCGCGATCGAGTTGGGCCGCCTGGGCGGCCTGGCCGTCCTCAACGGCGAGGGGTTGATCGGCCGGCACTCCGATGTGGAGGCCAAGATCGCCCAGCTCGTCGAGGCCGCCAGCAAGGAGCCCGAACCCGCCGCCGCCATCCGGCTGCTGCAGGAGCTGCACGCGGCACCGTTGAACCCCGACCTGCTGGGTGCGGCAGTGGCCCGCATCCGCGAGGCCGGCGTCATCACCGCGGTGCGGGTCAGCCCGCAAAACGCCCAGGCGCTCACACCGGTCCTGGTTGCGGCCGGCATCGACCTGCTGGTCATCCAAGGCACCATCGTCTCCGCGGAGCGGGTCGCCAGCGACGGAGAGCCGCTGAACCTCAAGACCTTTATCGCCGAGCTGGACATCCCCGTGGTCGCCGGCGGCGTCATCGACCACCGCACCGCCCTGCATCTGATGCGCACCGGCGCCGCCGGCGTCATCGTCGGGTACGGCTCCACCCGCGGGGTCACCACCAGCGACGAGGTGCTGGGTATCAGCGTGGCGATGGCCACCGCGATCGCCGATGCCGCCGCCGCGCGGCGGGAGTACCTCGACGAAACCGGCGGGCGCTACGTGCATGTACTCGCCGACGGCGACATCCACACCTCCGGCGAGCTGGCCAAGGCCATCGCCTGCGGGGCGGACGCGGTAGTGCTGGGCACGCCGCTGGCCGAATCCGCCGAGGCGCTGGGCGAAGGCTGGTTCTGGCCGGCCGCGGCGGCGCACCCGTCACTGCCGCGCGGGGCGTTGCTGCAGATCGCCGTCGGGGAGCGGCCGCCGCTGGAGCGAGTGCTCAACGGGCCGTCCGACGACCCGTTCGGCACCCTCAATCTGGTTGGCGGGCTACGCCGGTCGATGGCGAAGGCCGGTTACTGCGATCTCAAGGAATTTCAGAAGGTCGGTCTGACCGTCGGCGCCTGA
- a CDS encoding GMC oxidoreductase — translation MQPDYDVLIIGSGFGGSVSALRLTEKGYRVGVLEAGKRYADSEFAKTSWELRKFLWAPKLGCYGIQRIHPLKNVMILAGAGVGGGSLNYANTLYVPTDPFFNDPQWRDITDWRSELIPHYEQAQRMLGVVYNPTFTDADRIVKEVADEMGCGDTFVPTPVGVFFGPDGTKTPGKTVPDPYFGGAGPDRTGCLECGGCMTGCRYGAKNTLLKNYLALAESAGAEVIPMTTVKGFEQRSDGLWEVRTVRTGSWVRRDRRTFTATHLILAAGTWGTQHLLFNMRDKGKLPRLSKRLGMLTRTNSESIVGAARLKVSPDLDLTHGVAITSSIHPTSDTHVEPVRYGKGSNAMGLLQTLMTDGSGPEGTDVPRWRQLIQLAREDPRGIIRLLNTRQWSERTMITLVMQNLDNSITTFTKRGKLGIRWYTSKQGHGEPNPSWIPVGNEVTRRIAKKIDGVAGGTWGELFNIPLTAHFLGGAVIGDSAETGVIDPYHRVYGYPTLYVVDGAAISANLGVNPSLSISAQAERAASLWPNKGEADLRPKQGEGYRRLDPIEPAHPVVPPDAPGALRWRLEPSQVLPSADAAS, via the coding sequence ATGCAGCCTGATTATGACGTCCTGATCATCGGTTCGGGGTTCGGCGGTAGTGTCAGCGCGCTGCGCCTGACGGAGAAGGGCTACCGCGTCGGAGTCCTGGAAGCCGGCAAGCGCTACGCCGACTCGGAGTTCGCCAAGACATCATGGGAGCTGCGCAAGTTCCTGTGGGCGCCCAAGCTCGGTTGCTACGGCATTCAGCGGATCCACCCGCTGAAGAACGTGATGATCCTGGCCGGTGCTGGAGTGGGTGGCGGATCGCTGAACTACGCCAACACCTTGTACGTGCCGACCGACCCGTTCTTCAACGATCCCCAGTGGCGCGACATCACCGACTGGCGTTCGGAGCTGATCCCGCACTACGAGCAGGCGCAGCGGATGCTCGGCGTGGTCTACAACCCGACGTTCACCGACGCCGACCGCATCGTCAAAGAGGTCGCCGACGAGATGGGGTGCGGCGACACCTTTGTCCCGACTCCGGTCGGGGTGTTCTTCGGGCCCGACGGGACCAAGACGCCGGGCAAGACGGTGCCCGATCCCTACTTCGGGGGCGCCGGGCCCGACCGCACCGGCTGCCTGGAGTGCGGTGGTTGTATGACCGGCTGCCGCTATGGCGCCAAGAACACGTTGCTGAAGAACTACCTCGCGTTGGCGGAATCGGCTGGCGCCGAGGTCATTCCGATGACGACGGTCAAGGGCTTCGAGCAGCGCTCCGACGGGCTGTGGGAGGTCCGCACGGTGCGCACCGGCAGTTGGGTGCGCCGCGACCGGCGGACCTTCACCGCCACGCACCTGATCCTGGCCGCAGGCACCTGGGGCACCCAGCACCTGCTGTTCAACATGCGCGACAAGGGCAAGTTGCCGCGGCTGTCCAAGCGGCTGGGCATGTTGACCCGGACCAACTCCGAGTCCATCGTGGGTGCCGCGCGGTTGAAGGTCTCCCCGGACCTGGACCTGACCCACGGTGTGGCGATCACGTCGTCGATTCACCCGACGTCGGACACCCACGTCGAACCCGTCCGCTACGGCAAGGGTTCCAACGCGATGGGGCTGCTGCAGACGTTGATGACCGACGGCTCCGGGCCGGAAGGCACCGACGTGCCGCGCTGGCGCCAGCTGATCCAGTTGGCGCGCGAGGATCCGCGGGGCATCATCCGGCTGCTCAATACCCGCCAGTGGAGCGAGCGCACCATGATCACGCTGGTGATGCAGAACCTGGACAACTCCATCACCACCTTCACCAAGCGCGGCAAACTCGGGATCCGTTGGTACACCAGCAAGCAAGGCCACGGCGAGCCCAACCCGTCGTGGATCCCGGTGGGCAACGAGGTCACCCGCCGCATCGCCAAGAAGATCGACGGCGTGGCCGGCGGCACCTGGGGCGAGCTGTTCAACATCCCGCTGACCGCCCACTTCCTGGGCGGCGCGGTGATCGGCGACAGCGCCGAGACCGGCGTCATCGACCCGTATCACCGGGTCTACGGCTATCCGACGCTGTATGTGGTTGACGGCGCGGCGATTTCAGCGAACCTGGGCGTGAACCCGTCGCTGTCCATCTCCGCGCAAGCCGAGCGCGCCGCGTCGTTGTGGCCCAACAAGGGCGAGGCCGACCTGCGGCCCAAGCAGGGCGAGGGCTACCGCCGGCTGGACCCGATCGAGCCCGCCCACCCGGTGGTCCCGCCCGACGCGCCGGGTGCGCTGCGGTGGCGACTGGAGCCCTCGCAGGTGCTGCCCAGTGCCGACGCCGCCAGCTAG
- a CDS encoding TauD/TfdA dioxygenase family protein — translation MTHEVAVTKLGSRIGARVDGVRLGGDLDPATVEQIYQALLAHKVIFFRGQDHLDDAEQMAFAGLLGTPVGHPAAAAFGAGAPIITPINSEWGKATAWHTDITFAANYPKASILRAITLPSYGGTTLWASTAAAYAALPEPLKCLVENLWALHSNQFDYAVSESEKLTDAQRAFVQAFEKPDFRTEHPVVRVHPETGERTLLAGNFVRSFVGLDSHESAVLFDLLQRRITVPENTIRWNWEPGDVAIWDNRATQHRAVDDYDNQPRLMHRVTLVGDVPVNIHGERSRVISGAPLDVVAS, via the coding sequence ATGACACACGAGGTAGCCGTCACCAAACTGGGCAGCCGGATCGGCGCCCGAGTCGACGGCGTACGCCTCGGCGGCGATCTGGACCCCGCCACGGTCGAGCAGATCTACCAGGCGCTGCTGGCCCACAAGGTGATCTTCTTCCGCGGCCAGGACCACCTCGACGACGCCGAACAGATGGCGTTCGCCGGGCTGCTGGGCACCCCGGTCGGCCACCCGGCCGCCGCCGCCTTCGGCGCCGGCGCGCCGATCATCACCCCGATCAACTCCGAATGGGGCAAGGCCACCGCCTGGCACACCGACATCACCTTCGCCGCCAACTATCCGAAGGCGTCGATTCTGCGTGCGATCACCTTGCCCAGCTACGGCGGGACCACCCTGTGGGCATCGACCGCGGCGGCCTACGCGGCGCTACCCGAACCGCTCAAGTGCCTGGTCGAGAACCTCTGGGCGCTGCACAGCAACCAGTTCGACTATGCGGTCAGCGAGTCGGAGAAGTTGACCGACGCCCAGCGCGCGTTCGTGCAGGCCTTCGAGAAGCCGGATTTCCGCACCGAGCATCCGGTGGTCCGGGTGCACCCGGAGACCGGGGAACGCACGCTGCTGGCCGGCAACTTCGTGCGCAGTTTCGTCGGGCTGGACAGCCACGAGTCGGCCGTGCTGTTCGACTTGCTGCAACGGCGCATCACTGTGCCGGAGAACACCATTCGGTGGAACTGGGAGCCCGGCGACGTCGCCATCTGGGACAACCGGGCGACTCAGCACCGGGCGGTCGACGACTACGACAACCAGCCTCGTCTGATGCACCGGGTCACCTTGGTCGGTGATGTGCCGGTGAACATCCACGGGGAGCGCAGCCGGGTGATCAGCGGCGCGCCGCTGGACGTCGTCGCAAGCTAG
- a CDS encoding TetR/AcrR family transcriptional regulator yields MTTRSATVPRGAIPTGRAEVAAAILEAAADLFAERGPAATSIRDIAARSKVNHGLVFRHFGTKEQLVGAVLDHLGATLTGLLHSGAAPDVVDQAMDRQMRVWARTLLDGYPAEQLQTRFPNVAELLEQVRSRHTDDATARMAVAHALALQLGWRLFAPMLRSATGLDALSDEELRRAVITEATRMLQPPR; encoded by the coding sequence ATGACTACAAGGTCGGCAACTGTTCCGCGCGGCGCGATCCCCACCGGGCGCGCAGAGGTGGCCGCCGCGATCCTGGAAGCCGCCGCCGACCTATTCGCCGAGCGCGGCCCGGCCGCGACGTCGATCCGCGACATCGCCGCGCGGTCAAAAGTCAACCATGGTCTGGTGTTTCGCCACTTCGGCACTAAGGAACAGCTGGTGGGCGCGGTGCTGGACCACTTGGGCGCCACGCTCACCGGCCTGCTGCATTCCGGCGCCGCGCCCGACGTCGTCGACCAGGCGATGGACCGGCAGATGCGGGTATGGGCCCGGACGCTGCTGGACGGCTATCCGGCCGAGCAGTTGCAGACGCGGTTCCCCAACGTTGCCGAACTGCTCGAACAGGTCCGGTCCCGGCACACCGACGACGCCACCGCGCGCATGGCCGTCGCCCATGCCCTGGCCCTGCAACTGGGTTGGCGGTTGTTTGCGCCGATGCTGCGCTCGGCGACCGGTCTGGACGCGCTCAGCGACGAGGAACTGCGGCGCGCGGTGATCACCGAGGCGACGCGCATGCTGCAACCGCCACGCTGA
- a CDS encoding glycoside hydrolase family 65 protein, with translation MISEEAFPVEPWQIRETQLNLNLLAQSESLFALSNGHIGLRGNLDEGEPYGLPGTYLNSFYEIRPLPYAEAGYGYPEAGQTVVDVTNGKIIRLLVGDEPFDVRYGKLIDHERTLDLRAGTLTRVAHWCSPSGNQVKVTSTRLVSLAQRSVAAIEYVVEAVDDFVRVTVQSELVANEDQPETTDDPRVSAILENPLEAVDHEGDGCRALLMHRTRASSLMMAAAMDHEIDVPGRVEVSTDAREDLARTTVICGLRPGQKLRIVKYLAYGWSSLRSRPALRDQAAAALHSACYSGWQGLLDAQRAYLDDFWENADVEVEGDPESQQAVRFGLFHLVQASARAERRAIPSKGLTGTGYDGHAFWDTEGYVLPVLSYTLPHAVADALRWRASTLDLARERAAELRLNGAAFPWRTVRGQECSAYWPAGTAAWHINADIAMAFHRYRIVTGDDSLEKECGLAVLIETARLWMSLGHHDRHGVWHLDGVTGPDEYTAIVRDNVFTNLMAAHNLRTAADACARDPDEAAALNVDTEEMAAWRDAADAANIPYDEDLGVHEQSEGFTTLAEWDFEQNTNYPLLLHEPYVKLYPAQVIKQADLVLAMQWQSHAFTEEQKARNVDYYERRMVRDSSLSACSQAVMCAEVGHVELAHDYAYEAALIDLRDLHHNTRDGLHMASLAGAWIALVEGFGGLRDDEGILSLDPHLPDGISRLCFRLRWRGFRVTVDAEHDQVTYTLRDGPDGELTIRHAGEEVTLCTESPTTFDVHKREAMLPPPPQPPGREPLRRKTLTRPVKA, from the coding sequence GTGATCTCCGAAGAGGCGTTTCCCGTCGAGCCCTGGCAGATCCGGGAGACGCAGCTCAACCTGAATCTGCTGGCCCAGTCCGAGTCGCTGTTCGCCCTGTCCAATGGCCACATCGGCCTGCGCGGCAACCTCGACGAAGGCGAGCCGTACGGCCTGCCGGGCACCTACTTGAACTCCTTCTACGAGATTCGGCCGCTGCCCTACGCCGAGGCCGGCTACGGATACCCCGAAGCCGGCCAGACCGTCGTCGACGTCACCAACGGCAAGATCATCCGCTTGCTGGTCGGTGACGAACCGTTCGACGTCCGCTACGGCAAGTTGATCGACCACGAACGGACTCTCGATCTGCGCGCCGGCACCCTGACCCGCGTCGCACACTGGTGCTCGCCGTCGGGCAACCAGGTCAAGGTGACGTCCACCCGCCTGGTGTCGCTGGCCCAACGTAGCGTCGCGGCCATCGAATACGTGGTCGAGGCGGTCGACGACTTCGTGCGCGTGACCGTGCAGTCCGAGCTCGTCGCCAACGAGGACCAACCGGAGACCACGGACGACCCTCGGGTGTCGGCCATCCTGGAGAACCCGCTGGAAGCCGTCGACCACGAGGGAGACGGATGCCGGGCGCTGCTCATGCACCGCACCCGCGCCAGCTCGCTGATGATGGCGGCGGCGATGGATCACGAGATCGATGTGCCCGGACGCGTCGAGGTCAGCACCGACGCGCGTGAAGATCTGGCTCGCACCACGGTGATCTGTGGGCTGCGGCCGGGTCAGAAGCTGCGCATCGTCAAGTACCTGGCGTATGGCTGGTCGAGTCTGCGGTCGCGTCCGGCCCTGCGGGATCAGGCCGCGGCGGCCCTGCACAGTGCGTGCTACAGCGGGTGGCAGGGCTTGCTGGATGCGCAACGGGCCTACCTCGATGACTTCTGGGAGAACGCCGACGTCGAGGTCGAGGGCGACCCGGAGTCGCAGCAGGCGGTGCGGTTCGGTCTTTTCCATCTGGTGCAGGCCAGTGCGCGTGCCGAACGCCGCGCCATACCCAGCAAGGGCCTGACCGGCACCGGGTATGACGGTCACGCCTTCTGGGACACCGAGGGATACGTGCTGCCGGTGCTGTCCTACACGCTTCCGCACGCGGTCGCCGACGCGCTGCGGTGGCGCGCCTCGACGCTGGACCTGGCTCGCGAGCGGGCCGCCGAACTCCGCCTCAACGGCGCGGCTTTTCCCTGGCGGACAGTCCGCGGCCAGGAGTGTTCGGCCTACTGGCCGGCCGGCACGGCGGCCTGGCACATCAACGCCGACATCGCGATGGCCTTTCACCGCTACCGCATCGTCACCGGCGACGACTCGCTGGAAAAAGAGTGCGGCTTGGCCGTTTTGATCGAGACGGCCCGGCTGTGGATGTCGCTGGGACACCACGACCGCCACGGCGTCTGGCACCTGGACGGGGTCACCGGACCGGACGAGTACACCGCGATCGTCCGCGACAACGTGTTCACCAACCTGATGGCCGCCCACAATCTGCGCACCGCCGCCGACGCATGTGCCCGCGATCCGGACGAGGCTGCAGCACTGAACGTGGACACCGAAGAGATGGCGGCCTGGCGCGACGCCGCCGACGCCGCGAACATCCCTTATGACGAGGACCTGGGTGTCCACGAGCAGTCTGAAGGGTTCACCACGCTCGCCGAGTGGGACTTCGAGCAAAACACCAACTACCCGCTGTTGCTGCACGAGCCCTACGTCAAGCTCTATCCCGCACAGGTGATCAAGCAGGCCGACCTGGTGTTGGCCATGCAATGGCAAAGCCACGCGTTCACCGAAGAACAGAAGGCCCGCAACGTCGACTACTACGAGCGCCGCATGGTGCGCGACTCCTCGCTGTCGGCGTGCAGTCAGGCGGTGATGTGCGCCGAAGTGGGCCACGTCGAGCTGGCCCACGACTACGCGTACGAGGCCGCGCTGATCGACCTGCGCGACCTGCACCACAACACCCGCGACGGCCTACACATGGCCTCGTTGGCCGGGGCATGGATAGCACTGGTCGAAGGCTTCGGCGGCTTGCGCGACGACGAGGGCATCCTGTCGCTGGATCCGCATCTGCCCGACGGCATCTCGCGGTTGTGTTTCCGCTTGCGCTGGCGCGGTTTTCGGGTGACCGTCGACGCCGAACACGACCAGGTCACCTACACGCTGCGCGACGGCCCCGACGGCGAGTTGACCATCCGGCACGCGGGTGAGGAAGTCACGCTGTGCACCGAGTCGCCGACGACTTTCGATGTGCACAAGCGCGAGGCGATGCTGCCGCCGCCGCCCCAGCCGCCCGGCCGGGAACCGTTGCGCCGCAAGACGTTGACCCGCCCGGTCAAAGCCTGA